The Methanobrevibacter millerae genome includes the window AATCTAATTTCACTGACAATTCTGCAGATAGGGGTGGCACAGTTTATTCCCGTAATGGAGGAGAACTGTCAGGATGCAATTTTATAAATAATTCAGCTACATATGGGGGAGCAGTCTATTTTATTGAAGAAGCTACCCTAAATAAGTGTAATTTCACAGAAAATAAAGCCAGTGCGGGAGGAGTGGCCTATTTCTATTATATGGGAAAAGTAAATCTATGTAATTTCACTGCAAACTCTGCAACAAACGGTGGAGCAATTTATTTTAGAGGCGAAGGAATAATAAATCTATGTAATTTCACTGTAAACTCCGCAACAAACGGTGGAGCAATGTATTTTGAAGGAAATGGTAATGTTAATGACTGTAATTTAACAGCAAACACTGCAACAAATGGTGGAGCAATATATTTCAATAAATTTGCAACCATGAACAACAATTATTTCACGGAAAATGAGGCTAAACATTATGGTGGCGCATTATACCTTGTCCAATCAAACACTATTGAAAAATCTTATTTCACATCAAATAAAGCTCAGGTCGGCGGTGCTTTTTATATTTCTGCAGATGGGACTGTTAAAAATAGTGAATTCAAAAATAATACAGCAAATTACGGCGCAGCATTTTTTCTGGGTTATGATAGTTCAATTTTGATTGAAGATACCGATGACGATATTGCCTCATCCGATTCAGATTCTTTTCATGCTGTACATGCAACTAAAAAATATGAAAAAAGCATTTTGGGTGATGATGAAGCTACAGTTGAACCTGTTCCAGAACCTTCAGGAACTGTTGAAAAGTGTATTTTTATTGAAAATACTGCAAAAAAGCTGGGTACAGTATATTTCAACATGCGAGGCAAAGTCTATGATTCATATTTCACAAATAATTCTGCATCAGAAAAAGGGGGAGCAATATATTTTATAGCAGACGGAAACATTGAAAATTCCGAATTTAAAAATAATTCTGCAAGAAACGGGGGTGCAGTCTACTTTGACCAGTCATCATCGTACGTTGAAGTTAATAAATGTATATTCACATTGAACAGGGCAGTAAACGGAGGAGCAATTTATACAAACGCAAAAACAAATATTAAAAACAGCAATTTCACTGAAAATATAGCAAAATATGCTAGCGATGCAATATACATATTTCATGATGGGGGAGCTATTTTTGCAGCATCCTCATCTAATGTGAATATAGAAAAATGTACATTCACATCCAACACTGCATCCGGGCATGGGGGTGCAGTATCACTTTACGGTACAGGCACTGTCACTTACTCCAATTTTATTGGAAATTCCGCATCAGGATACGGCGGTGCAATTTATAGTGAAAACAAATTTGATATTGACAATTCCCTATTCGAATACAATGCTGCAGCAATTGGATCTGCAATATATCTTAAATCTGTTGATTGCACACTTTCAAATTCTGTTCTTCTAAACAATCGGGCCAATTCATACATGATAATAATAACAAAGACAGGATTCAACATTGAAATCGAATTTCAGGGAAATGACAACATGATTAACGCAATCTATTCTTATAACGCAGATGCGCTTACATGTACAAATGTGACCTACTGGGGCGAATATGGACTAATGAACACAGGAAACAGTCCAGTTAAGACCCAAAGAAGCAATCTTGAAAAAGGTCAGAATATAAGTATAACTGTTTATGACAATGACATATTAATATTGAACACAACAAAAGTCACTGATGCAAACGGTAAGGTGGCTTTGAATGTTGTTGCAGGAAACATGACAGTAACTGCCCGCCACAACGATGATTCATATTATCGTGCAATTGAAAAAACTGAAAAATTTGAAACTGACGGCATTCAAACAGTTATGAAACTAGAAATTGACAATGATACTGCAAATGCAAAAATCAGCACAGTCTCAGGCGATAAGATTTCAGGACACATAACATTCACAGTTTCAAATGAAAGCGGAATCATAACAACTGAAAGCATATCCATATCAAACAATACTGCCGCTATGGATTTGACCAAACTGGACTTTGGAAAATACAATATAACTGTATTATTCAACGGAAATCTCAATTATTATCCAAGTACAGCCAATGAAAGCTATGAAAAAATCCTTCTGGATTCCATCATGGATATTAACGTTTCAGATATTACAGACTCACAAAAAGAAATTATCAATATCACAGTCAACGGCAAAAAAGACGAAAAAATCACAGTTTATGTAAACACTAAAGAATACTTAGTGACTGATGGTACATTGATACTGGAGGGACTTGAAGAAGGTATATATAACGTAGTGGCATATTATGATGGCAATGGATCATATTCCAAAGTATCAAACAGCACACAGTTCAAAGTTATCAGAGATTTGGCCTATTATGTTGAAATATCTAACTTTACATCAACTGAAAGAAGTATCAATATAACTGCAAAATCGAATATAAACAACAATCTAATAAATGGAAAACTTTATTTCATCCTGCCTGACTCATCAAAAATCGAAGCGCAATACACGAATGGAATATGGTGGGTGGAAAAAGCATTCAATGATGCTGGAGACTATTTAATAGATGCGGAATTTGTCGGCTTGGACAATGTTGAAATAATTAAGGCCAATGTTTCCATAAGGAATTTATCCCCATTTAAAATCACTGCCTGTGATGCATGTTATGGTCAAAATCTCTCAGTCGAAATCACACTTCCAGGCAAGGCATCCGGAAATATTACCCTATATATTGGAAATGAAAGCTATATAATCCAATTAAATGATTCCCGCCCCGATGTATTTAATTATACCATTTCCAATCTCCCAGTAGGAAATTACGCAATTTATGCTGTATACAGCGGAAACGTTAAATATCTGTCAAACACATCTGCAGACACATTTGAAATTTATACGGCATCTTCATTAATTAAAATAGATTTGAAAGATGTTTATCTTGTTGGGGAGGATATTTTAATTTCATTAACTCCAGTTAACTCAACAGGAACAATTGATCTTTCAATAAACGGCAAAAATTATGTTGTAGTTAACAATCAGGTTTTAATAAACGGAGGATTGTCATATGGGGAATATAACGTTAATGTTAAACTAAATGCTGATTCAAACCATCTTGAATCTGCTAACAGCACCATATTTGAAGTGAAGAAAGTTAATGACTATATTTTCCAAGCGAATGCAACAGACACTGTTGTGGGAGATAAATCAGTTCTAAATATAAACCTGCCTAATGACGCCAAAGGTAATCTGATAATAAACAGCAAAACCTATGCAATTAATAAAACAATTTCCCTGGATTTGGAATTGACAGCAGGCCACAAATCAGTTAACGTCACATACAGTGGGGACGACAAATATGCCGCCAAATCAATAATTGTCAATTATGCAGTTGATAAAGGCTCTTCAGCAATTAACATTGACATTAACGACATTTACTTAGTTGGCGATGATATATTAATTATATTAACAGCAATTAACTCAACAGGAACAGTTGATCTTTCAATCAACAGTACAGAATACACTGTCGTTAACAATCAGGTTTTAATAAAAGACGGATTGAAATATGGCAAATACGTCATTAATGCCAAACTAAATAATGATTCAAACTACTATGGATCAACCAATACTGCAGAATTCGAAGTAATAAAAATAAACGACTATATATTTGAAGTTATTGCATCAGACACCACTGTAGGAGACAATTCCGTCCTAAATATAAGTTTACCTCACGATGCCCGAGGCAATTTGACAATTAACGGAAAAATCTATGCAATCAATAAAACAATAACATTAAATAATGAATTAACTGCAGGAAATAAATATGTTAACGTCAAATACAGTGGAGACGACAAATATGTCGGCAAATCATTAACTGCAAATTATTTTGTCAATAAAGCTCCATCTTCAATTACAATTAGCTTAAATGGGAGTTATTATGTGGATGATGAAATTGTAATAGAATTATCTCCAGTTAACTCCACAGGAACTGTTGATTTATACATAAATGGTGAAAAATATGTGGTTAGCGATAATCAGGTAATCATTAAAGAGGGATTAATCTATGGCAGCTATACTGTTTTAGCTATTTTAAACGGCGACGACAACTATCTTGAATCATCAGACATCGCAGTATTCAATGTTTATAAAATTACACCGGAAATTACAGCAGCAGACATTGAAATTCTTCCGGGATTCGATGCAATAATTAAAATAACAAGCAAGGACGATATTACAGGAATAGTTAATGTGAAAGTTAACGGCAAAACATATCTCTTTGATGTAAATGACAATATTATCATTTCAGATTTGGATTCGGGAAATTATTCTGTGATGATTTCATATCTTGGTGATGAGAGATACTCTCCTGCCAACACTACTTCAAACATTTATGTAAAAGATGGTGACCTGATTAGAATAAGCACTGAAAATGTTATTAAGTACTATTCCGGGCCTGAAAGACTCCATGTTATCATAACCAATCATTCGATAGGAATTTCAGGCAAATCTGTATCAATCACAATCAATGGCATCACATACAACAGAACTACCAATGAAGAGGGAATCGCTTCAATTGCAGTTAACTTGAACAGCGGAAACTATACTGCCATTGTCAATGTTGAGGAGTATAATTTCATGAAAGAAGTTGATGTATTGATACTGGCGACTATACATGCAGAAGATGTTGTTAAAGTATTTAGAAATAAGACTCAATATTATGCATCATTCACTGATGCAGAGGGTAACTTGTTAAAAAATACGTCTGTTTCCTTTAACATAAACGGCATATTCTATGAGAGAATTACCAACGAACACGGAGTTGCGAAATTGAACATCAATCTCGAATCAGGCGAGTATATCCTTACTGCAAGAAATCCTAAAACTGGTGAGACAAAATCAAATAAAATTGTGGTTTTAAGTAAAATTGAATCTTCAGACCTAACAAAATACTATAAAAATGACTCCCAGTTTATAGTTCGTGTAATTGATGATTATGGAAATCCTACAGGTAGTGGCGAGAATGTGACTTTCAACATCAACGGAGTATTTTACACAAGATCCACAAATCAGACAGGACATGCGAAGCTGAACATTAACTTGGCGCCAGGTAAATACATCATTACCAGCTATTACGGCGATTGTGCTGAAAGC containing:
- a CDS encoding Ig-like domain-containing protein gives rise to the protein MKKIFAVSVLLVLFLLLGSAYATEGNETQTLKLDNEEHISVPNDESTFSQLKNEISSGGDINLSHSSYKFDSGTTIEITNPGTIDGKGAVIDMVGSWDVCVFKVYCDGVIIKNMTFKNAHSTYYGSAIYFNSSGTVVDCNFISNTADAAGAVFFENTGTIKRSNFTQNQASIGYGGAAYFYSSGIVEDCIFTDNKATSGGAIYFGEYGHVKNSTFDHNSAASQGGAINEYGYVLIEESNFTDNSADRGGTVYSRNGGELSGCNFINNSATYGGAVYFIEEATLNKCNFTENKASAGGVAYFYYMGKVNLCNFTANSATNGGAIYFRGEGIINLCNFTVNSATNGGAMYFEGNGNVNDCNLTANTATNGGAIYFNKFATMNNNYFTENEAKHYGGALYLVQSNTIEKSYFTSNKAQVGGAFYISADGTVKNSEFKNNTANYGAAFFLGYDSSILIEDTDDDIASSDSDSFHAVHATKKYEKSILGDDEATVEPVPEPSGTVEKCIFIENTAKKLGTVYFNMRGKVYDSYFTNNSASEKGGAIYFIADGNIENSEFKNNSARNGGAVYFDQSSSYVEVNKCIFTLNRAVNGGAIYTNAKTNIKNSNFTENIAKYASDAIYIFHDGGAIFAASSSNVNIEKCTFTSNTASGHGGAVSLYGTGTVTYSNFIGNSASGYGGAIYSENKFDIDNSLFEYNAAAIGSAIYLKSVDCTLSNSVLLNNRANSYMIIITKTGFNIEIEFQGNDNMINAIYSYNADALTCTNVTYWGEYGLMNTGNSPVKTQRSNLEKGQNISITVYDNDILILNTTKVTDANGKVALNVVAGNMTVTARHNDDSYYRAIEKTEKFETDGIQTVMKLEIDNDTANAKISTVSGDKISGHITFTVSNESGIITTESISISNNTAAMDLTKLDFGKYNITVLFNGNLNYYPSTANESYEKILLDSIMDINVSDITDSQKEIINITVNGKKDEKITVYVNTKEYLVTDGTLILEGLEEGIYNVVAYYDGNGSYSKVSNSTQFKVIRDLAYYVEISNFTSTERSINITAKSNINNNLINGKLYFILPDSSKIEAQYTNGIWWVEKAFNDAGDYLIDAEFVGLDNVEIIKANVSIRNLSPFKITACDACYGQNLSVEITLPGKASGNITLYIGNESYIIQLNDSRPDVFNYTISNLPVGNYAIYAVYSGNVKYLSNTSADTFEIYTASSLIKIDLKDVYLVGEDILISLTPVNSTGTIDLSINGKNYVVVNNQVLINGGLSYGEYNVNVKLNADSNHLESANSTIFEVKKVNDYIFQANATDTVVGDKSVLNINLPNDAKGNLIINSKTYAINKTISLDLELTAGHKSVNVTYSGDDKYAAKSIIVNYAVDKGSSAINIDINDIYLVGDDILIILTAINSTGTVDLSINSTEYTVVNNQVLIKDGLKYGKYVINAKLNNDSNYYGSTNTAEFEVIKINDYIFEVIASDTTVGDNSVLNISLPHDARGNLTINGKIYAINKTITLNNELTAGNKYVNVKYSGDDKYVGKSLTANYFVNKAPSSITISLNGSYYVDDEIVIELSPVNSTGTVDLYINGEKYVVSDNQVIIKEGLIYGSYTVLAILNGDDNYLESSDIAVFNVYKITPEITAADIEILPGFDAIIKITSKDDITGIVNVKVNGKTYLFDVNDNIIISDLDSGNYSVMISYLGDERYSPANTTSNIYVKDGDLIRISTENVIKYYSGPERLHVIITNHSIGISGKSVSITINGITYNRTTNEEGIASIAVNLNSGNYTAIVNVEEYNFMKEVDVLILATIHAEDVVKVFRNKTQYYASFTDAEGNLLKNTSVSFNINGIFYERITNEHGVAKLNINLESGEYILTARNPKTGETKSNKIVVLSKIESSDLTKYYKNDSQFIVRVIDDYGNPTGSGENVTFNINGVFYTRSTNQTGHAKLNINLAPGKYIITSYYGDCAESNEIEVLPVLTADNMEMTYKDGSKFIAKLLDGKGRPLAGSNVTFNINGVFYNRITDVNGEAKLNINLMPGEYIITSIYDGAMISNTIKINK